In the Alkaliphilus oremlandii OhILAs genome, one interval contains:
- a CDS encoding UbiD family decarboxylase encodes MEEQMLRGALKKLEDRGQLLKCNREVDPKFELGAVLKHFNNEQPILFNKIKNHSMPVIGAMFGNRDLYYEMLGATRKDRIFKMMNAIANPKPTKLLSKGPVMENIISRNIDLTKMFPVPTFHGGDSSSYITAGIVALKDPETGQRHISVRRLQINGGNEMSILVASPLAKEQFAFMEAQNKPLEVAIILGYDYHLLLASQISAATYGVDKYEVDSALRGEALALVKCQSIDLEVPAYAEIVLEGIMPPHKRVAEGPFGELMGYYGERAMHPIVQVKTVMHRHHPIFQTSFPCREEHLANGLIREIELYSILKNLVDVKDVNVTVSGGCRFHTFISIHKRFEGDGKTAIIGALASSKDVKHVVVVDEDVDIYRHDEIEWAIATRFQASKDMVVVEGALGSGLEPSHIQRGVTDKVGIDATKPLGEAGKGFTRAIIPEYEEIDIHKYFPELNG; translated from the coding sequence AGAAGTGGATCCTAAATTTGAGCTGGGTGCAGTTCTAAAACATTTCAATAATGAACAGCCTATATTATTTAACAAGATAAAGAATCACAGTATGCCAGTGATTGGTGCAATGTTTGGCAATCGTGATTTATACTATGAAATGCTGGGGGCGACGAGGAAAGATCGTATATTTAAAATGATGAATGCCATCGCCAATCCAAAGCCGACAAAACTGCTCTCAAAGGGTCCTGTAATGGAAAATATCATTTCTAGAAATATTGACTTGACTAAAATGTTTCCAGTTCCAACCTTTCACGGTGGTGATTCTTCCAGCTATATAACCGCAGGCATTGTAGCTTTAAAGGACCCAGAAACAGGACAGCGTCATATCTCGGTTCGCAGGCTCCAGATAAATGGGGGCAATGAAATGAGTATCTTGGTAGCATCCCCATTGGCAAAAGAGCAATTTGCCTTTATGGAAGCACAGAATAAGCCTTTGGAGGTAGCCATTATATTAGGGTACGATTACCATCTGCTTTTAGCTTCTCAAATAAGTGCAGCTACCTATGGCGTAGATAAATATGAGGTAGATTCAGCCCTTAGAGGGGAGGCTCTAGCGTTGGTAAAGTGTCAAAGCATCGATTTAGAGGTACCGGCCTATGCAGAGATTGTGCTAGAGGGGATTATGCCACCTCATAAACGGGTAGCGGAAGGCCCTTTTGGAGAATTGATGGGATATTACGGAGAGCGAGCAATGCACCCCATCGTTCAGGTGAAAACGGTGATGCATCGCCATCATCCTATTTTCCAGACCTCGTTTCCTTGTAGAGAGGAACATTTAGCAAATGGCCTCATTAGAGAGATCGAGCTGTACAGTATCTTAAAGAACTTAGTCGATGTAAAGGATGTCAATGTTACAGTATCCGGCGGATGTCGGTTTCATACCTTTATTTCCATTCATAAAAGGTTTGAAGGCGACGGGAAGACAGCCATTATAGGTGCTTTGGCAAGCAGCAAGGATGTGAAGCACGTGGTGGTCGTGGACGAAGATGTAGATATATATCGTCACGATGAGATAGAGTGGGCAATTGCAACGAGATTCCAAGCTTCCAAGGATATGGTAGTCGTTGAAGGGGCGTTGGGATCTGGATTGGAGCCATCTCATATTCAAAGGGGCGTAACGGATAAGGTGGGCATCGATGCTACAAAACCACTGGGAGAGGCTGGAAAGGGCTTCACAAGGGCCATCATCCCAGAATATGAAGAGATTGATATTCATAAGTATTTTCCTGAATTGAACGGATAG
- a CDS encoding BMC domain-containing protein, translating into MMKQALGMIETRSLVAAIEAADTMVKSADVKIVDLNYVGSGIISVIVSGEVAAVQAAVSNGTEAVKGIGEIISTNVIPRPHDEVSKIL; encoded by the coding sequence ATGATGAAGCAGGCCTTAGGAATGATAGAAACTAGAAGCTTAGTCGCAGCCATTGAGGCAGCGGACACCATGGTGAAGTCTGCAGATGTTAAAATTGTAGATTTAAACTATGTAGGCTCTGGCATAATTTCTGTAATCGTTTCAGGAGAGGTGGCAGCAGTACAGGCAGCCGTTTCAAATGGAACAGAGGCAGTGAAAGGGATCGGCGAGATTATTTCCACAAATGTAATACCTCGGCCCCATGATGAAGTCAGTAAAATTCTATAA
- a CDS encoding BMC domain-containing protein — MKAALGLIEAIGLTTAITALDAASKAADIKLVGYEKVIGAGKAVSVTIQIAGDVAAVKASVDAGVAAANKIGQVLSYHVIPRPHEEVDLLIKAFEKNLKSKDQKSLEGMEENKKNKDKKTKKEEE; from the coding sequence GTGAAGGCAGCCTTAGGATTAATCGAAGCAATTGGATTGACTACTGCCATTACGGCCCTAGATGCGGCTAGTAAGGCGGCAGATATAAAGCTGGTGGGCTATGAAAAGGTGATTGGCGCTGGTAAAGCAGTCAGTGTCACCATACAGATCGCTGGAGATGTAGCCGCGGTAAAAGCCAGTGTGGATGCAGGGGTGGCGGCGGCGAATAAAATTGGTCAAGTTCTATCCTACCATGTGATTCCCCGACCTCACGAAGAGGTGGATTTACTGATTAAAGCCTTTGAAAAAAATTTAAAATCCAAGGATCAAAAATCTTTAGAAGGTATGGAAGAAAATAAGAAAAACAAGGATAAAAAAACGAAGAAAGAGGAGGAATAA
- a CDS encoding BMC domain-containing protein: MSQALGMVETKGLVGAVEAADAMVKAANVTLVGYEKIGFGLVTVMVRGDVGAVKAATDAGAEAARAVGELHSVHVIPRPHSEVERVLLKGE, translated from the coding sequence ATGAGTCAAGCATTAGGAATGGTAGAAACGAAGGGTTTGGTAGGGGCAGTCGAGGCAGCAGATGCCATGGTAAAGGCAGCCAATGTTACTTTAGTGGGATATGAAAAAATAGGCTTCGGCTTAGTCACTGTGATGGTAAGAGGCGATGTAGGTGCTGTAAAGGCAGCCACCGATGCCGGTGCTGAAGCAGCGAGAGCCGTTGGAGAGCTTCACTCGGTACATGTAATTCCAAGACCGCATTCAGAAGTTGAAAGAGTACTATTAAAGGGAGAATAA
- a CDS encoding EutN/CcmL family microcompartment protein, whose translation MHIGRVIGTVVATRKDERLIGCKLMITQPVNVEREPIGEALITVDTVGAGIGELVIYTMGTAARYAADKLQSPIDASIVGIIDNMDVYIGKEGDDS comes from the coding sequence ATGCATATAGGCAGAGTAATTGGAACCGTAGTAGCAACAAGAAAAGATGAACGATTAATCGGCTGTAAGCTAATGATTACACAGCCAGTGAACGTAGAGAGAGAGCCTATAGGGGAAGCGTTAATTACGGTGGATACCGTAGGTGCTGGTATTGGCGAGCTTGTGATTTATACCATGGGTACAGCCGCACGGTATGCAGCAGATAAATTACAGTCTCCCATCGATGCTTCCATTGTAGGAATTATAGACAATATGGATGTATACATAGGCAAGGAGGGCGATGATTCTTGA
- the ade gene encoding adenine deaminase, with protein MNASMIKQAMEYRQLVDVLMSNKEFADIVLAGGNVINVLTREVYSTDVAIKGKYILLVGDSRNLIGPETIVVDVTGRFISPGFIDSHMHFESSMLTITEFSRLSIPSGTTTLVADPHEIGNALGPIGMKAMAMEASTVPNHVYLVVPALTPDCPSLETAGYDVTSKDMEEILNYPNVIGIGELQGFSNAKHVYNHTPEIITDLIASTIYAKSMGKVVDGNAPELFGSELAAHIIATGGKCSCHETTTKAECVEKLRQGVYVFMREGSTQRNMAECIRAVTEDGLDSRRCILATDDMVAEDLEKLGHMNEIVKRTIAEGVNPIEAIQMVTINPATYFGLEDVGVLAPGKLADIAIIQDLENMAVEAVFLEGKLVASKGELLIDLPKYTYPEEVKSSVKRLPVEEEDLKIYAEGREAEVRCIELIPDQNLSGSLEVKVKVQNGTVLSDTAQDVLQIVCLERYGRNGNIGKAFVKGFGLKDGAFAESVAHDTHNIIAMGTNLKDIAEAVNHVIKMKGGIAVTKGGKVIEELRLPVGGLITDELTGPEVSRKIAKLESVVREQLGCRVHAPFMHLSFLALSTSPKWKITDKGLIDVNNFEILPPVL; from the coding sequence TTGAATGCATCAATGATCAAACAGGCTATGGAATATCGGCAGCTGGTGGATGTACTGATGTCCAATAAAGAGTTTGCGGATATTGTCCTAGCAGGTGGAAATGTAATCAATGTTTTAACGAGAGAGGTCTATAGCACCGATGTTGCCATCAAAGGAAAATATATTTTGCTGGTAGGGGACAGTAGGAATCTCATCGGTCCTGAAACCATCGTTGTTGATGTGACGGGTAGATTTATATCACCAGGATTCATCGACTCCCATATGCACTTTGAAAGCAGTATGCTGACCATTACAGAGTTTTCTAGACTGTCCATACCGTCCGGCACCACCACTTTGGTAGCAGATCCTCATGAAATAGGCAATGCACTAGGTCCCATCGGTATGAAAGCCATGGCCATGGAGGCTTCTACAGTTCCGAACCATGTATATTTGGTTGTGCCTGCATTAACACCGGATTGCCCTAGCTTGGAAACGGCAGGATACGATGTGACCTCAAAGGATATGGAGGAAATATTAAACTATCCAAATGTTATAGGCATTGGAGAGTTACAGGGCTTTAGCAATGCAAAGCATGTATACAACCATACACCGGAGATCATTACAGATTTAATTGCATCCACCATATATGCCAAAAGTATGGGTAAAGTGGTGGATGGCAATGCGCCAGAGCTTTTTGGTTCAGAATTGGCTGCCCATATCATCGCCACTGGCGGCAAATGCTCCTGCCATGAAACCACCACGAAAGCAGAATGTGTAGAGAAGCTTCGACAGGGTGTGTATGTATTCATGCGAGAAGGGTCCACCCAAAGAAATATGGCGGAGTGTATTCGGGCGGTTACAGAAGATGGGCTGGATTCCAGACGTTGTATCTTAGCAACAGACGATATGGTGGCAGAGGATCTGGAGAAGTTAGGTCATATGAATGAAATCGTAAAGCGTACCATTGCAGAGGGTGTGAATCCTATAGAGGCCATACAGATGGTTACCATTAATCCTGCCACTTATTTCGGACTAGAAGATGTTGGCGTATTGGCACCAGGAAAGCTGGCGGATATTGCCATCATTCAAGACCTTGAGAACATGGCAGTGGAAGCGGTTTTCTTAGAAGGAAAGCTGGTGGCATCGAAAGGGGAATTATTGATCGATCTACCGAAATATACCTATCCAGAAGAAGTAAAATCTTCTGTAAAAAGATTGCCGGTGGAGGAAGAGGACTTAAAAATATATGCAGAGGGAAGAGAAGCTGAGGTTCGATGTATTGAGCTGATTCCAGATCAAAACTTATCCGGTAGCCTAGAAGTGAAAGTAAAGGTTCAGAATGGTACGGTATTGTCAGATACGGCTCAGGATGTACTCCAGATCGTCTGTTTGGAGCGCTACGGACGAAATGGCAATATCGGTAAAGCCTTTGTAAAGGGATTTGGGCTGAAGGATGGTGCCTTTGCAGAAAGTGTTGCCCATGATACCCATAATATCATCGCCATGGGAACCAACCTAAAGGATATTGCAGAAGCGGTGAATCATGTGATTAAAATGAAGGGTGGCATTGCTGTAACCAAGGGCGGAAAGGTAATCGAAGAGCTGAGACTTCCAGTTGGCGGACTCATAACAGATGAACTGACAGGACCTGAAGTGAGTCGTAAAATTGCGAAGCTAGAAAGTGTAGTTCGAGAACAATTAGGCTGCAGAGTCCATGCGCCTTTCATGCATTTATCTTTCTTGGCTCTATCCACTAGCCCAAAATGGAAGATTACGGACAAAGGATTGATCGATGTGAATAATTTTGAAATTCTGCCGCCAGTGCTATAG
- a CDS encoding NCS2 family permease, which produces MSVNTSKEASFLERQFKLSVHKTNVKTEVIAGITTFMTMAYILIVNPLILSDAGMDFGAVFTATALSAAIATFMMAFLANLPFALAPGMGLNAFFAYTVVIGMGYSWEFALTAVLFEGIIFIGMSFFNVREAIINSIPMNLKHSVSVGIGLFIAFIGLANAGVVVSGGGTIIGLGEITAPAPILALIGIIVTGFLLAKGIKGALLLGIVITTIIGIPMGVTTLPEQLKFISMPPSLSPIFFKFDFSQIFSLDMLIVLFSFLFVDIFDTVGTLVGVSSKADMLDKEGRVPNVKQALLSDAVGTTIGACLGTSTVTTFVESAAGVSEGGRTGLTALTTAGMFVLALLFSPLFIMIPGAATAPALVIVGLFMMSPIKKIELDDVTEAIPAFLTIIMMPFAYSIAEGIVFGMVSYVLINALTGKWKKISPVMLILAILFVLKFII; this is translated from the coding sequence ATGAGTGTGAATACGAGTAAGGAAGCCAGTTTTCTAGAAAGGCAATTTAAGTTAAGTGTGCATAAAACCAATGTTAAAACAGAGGTTATTGCCGGTATTACAACCTTTATGACCATGGCCTATATTTTAATTGTAAACCCATTGATTCTATCCGATGCTGGAATGGATTTTGGTGCGGTATTTACTGCAACAGCCCTGTCAGCAGCCATTGCAACCTTTATGATGGCATTTTTAGCAAATCTTCCATTTGCATTAGCTCCTGGTATGGGACTGAATGCTTTCTTTGCTTACACCGTAGTAATAGGGATGGGGTATTCCTGGGAATTTGCTTTAACTGCAGTATTGTTTGAAGGGATAATATTTATTGGAATGTCCTTCTTTAATGTTAGGGAAGCAATCATCAATAGTATTCCGATGAACCTAAAGCATTCGGTTTCCGTTGGTATCGGACTATTTATCGCTTTTATTGGTCTTGCCAATGCTGGGGTCGTCGTGTCTGGAGGCGGGACCATCATTGGTTTAGGAGAAATTACTGCGCCGGCGCCAATCCTAGCTTTAATCGGTATCATTGTTACAGGATTTTTATTAGCAAAGGGAATCAAGGGTGCGCTGTTGCTGGGGATCGTTATTACGACCATTATCGGGATCCCCATGGGCGTTACCACATTGCCAGAGCAATTAAAATTTATCAGTATGCCACCAAGTCTATCGCCCATATTCTTTAAATTCGATTTTTCACAGATTTTTAGCCTTGATATGCTAATCGTTTTATTCTCCTTCCTGTTTGTGGATATCTTCGATACAGTAGGAACTTTGGTTGGCGTATCCTCCAAGGCAGATATGTTGGATAAGGAAGGAAGAGTTCCAAATGTAAAGCAAGCCTTATTATCTGACGCTGTAGGAACAACCATAGGGGCCTGTCTCGGAACCAGTACAGTAACGACTTTCGTAGAAAGTGCTGCTGGGGTTTCAGAAGGTGGAAGAACAGGATTAACTGCTTTAACAACAGCAGGAATGTTCGTCCTTGCTCTATTATTCTCACCATTATTTATCATGATACCAGGTGCAGCAACGGCACCGGCTCTAGTAATCGTCGGTCTGTTTATGATGTCACCGATTAAGAAAATAGAACTGGATGATGTTACAGAAGCAATCCCTGCATTTCTAACGATTATCATGATGCCTTTTGCATACAGTATCGCCGAAGGGATTGTATTCGGTATGGTTTCTTACGTTTTGATCAACGCTCTAACAGGAAAGTGGAAGAAGATTTCTCCTGTTATGTTGATTCTAGCAATCTTATTTGTCCTCAAATTTATCATCTAG
- a CDS encoding 5'-deoxyadenosine deaminase, protein MRLLIQNGTIVTMNAGREILKGDLLIEGDEIKEVGGTIDIEADHRIDATGKVVIPGLIQTHIHLTQTLYRGQADDLELLDWLKKRVWPLEGSHTAESNHISAKLGIAELIKGGTTSIIDMEAVHHTEPAIEAIYESCIRAMTGKCMMDYGDGVPKSIMENTEDSIKESLRILKTWHGKGNGRIQYAFAPRFVVSCTEELLIKVRDLAKEYDVAVHTHASENRGEIELVQQDRGMRNIQYLHKLGLTGKKLILAHCIWLDDEEMRILADTGTHIVHCPSSNMKLASGIAKIPELLEMGANVSIGADGAPCNNNLDIFKEMSAAALIQKARLLSPTVMPAQQVFEMATLGGAKALGMGDRLGSLEKGKKADLAIVNLDQLHSTPSVEVDIVSQLVYAAKASDVETTIIDGKVVMENRKLITLNEKTIKEEANRLIKQQISLAGVQK, encoded by the coding sequence ATGAGATTGTTGATTCAGAATGGTACCATAGTGACGATGAACGCAGGAAGAGAAATATTGAAGGGCGATCTATTAATTGAGGGAGATGAGATCAAAGAAGTCGGCGGTACAATTGATATCGAAGCAGATCATAGGATCGATGCAACAGGAAAAGTGGTAATACCAGGATTGATACAGACCCATATACATCTTACGCAAACCTTATACCGCGGTCAGGCAGACGATTTAGAGCTGTTAGATTGGCTCAAGAAAAGGGTGTGGCCTTTAGAAGGGTCTCACACTGCTGAATCCAACCATATATCGGCAAAGCTAGGCATTGCAGAGTTGATCAAGGGAGGAACTACATCCATTATCGATATGGAAGCGGTGCACCATACAGAACCAGCAATCGAAGCCATCTACGAAAGTTGCATCAGAGCCATGACGGGTAAATGCATGATGGATTATGGCGATGGTGTACCGAAGAGTATCATGGAAAATACAGAGGATTCCATCAAAGAGAGTTTAAGAATACTAAAAACTTGGCATGGGAAGGGAAATGGTAGAATTCAATACGCATTTGCACCACGCTTTGTGGTTTCTTGTACAGAGGAGCTTTTGATTAAAGTTCGAGACTTAGCCAAGGAATATGATGTGGCAGTCCATACCCATGCATCGGAAAATAGAGGAGAAATAGAGCTGGTGCAACAGGATCGCGGTATGAGAAACATCCAATATCTACATAAGCTAGGACTGACCGGAAAAAAATTGATTTTAGCTCATTGTATTTGGCTGGACGATGAAGAGATGCGGATCTTAGCGGATACAGGGACCCATATTGTTCATTGTCCCAGCTCCAATATGAAGCTGGCTTCGGGAATCGCCAAAATACCAGAGCTTTTGGAAATGGGTGCCAATGTTTCCATCGGCGCAGATGGAGCACCTTGCAACAACAATTTGGATATATTTAAAGAGATGAGTGCAGCGGCGCTGATTCAAAAGGCGAGACTGCTAAGTCCTACAGTGATGCCAGCACAGCAGGTTTTTGAAATGGCAACATTAGGTGGTGCAAAAGCATTGGGCATGGGCGATCGATTAGGAAGTTTAGAGAAGGGTAAAAAAGCAGATCTTGCTATTGTGAATTTGGATCAATTACACTCTACACCGAGCGTGGAAGTCGATATCGTTTCCCAGCTGGTCTATGCAGCAAAGGCATCCGACGTAGAAACGACGATTATCGATGGGAAGGTAGTGATGGAAAATAGAAAGCTGATCACCTTAAATGAAAAAACAATCAAAGAAGAAGCAAATCGCCTAATTAAACAACAAATCAGCTTAGCAGGGGTTCAAAAGTAA
- a CDS encoding FAD binding domain-containing protein, with protein sequence MVEKVIKAEGLEEVLDLLHQHRAEAKLIAGGTDIIIQLRNGKIKPKVLIDISGIQELRYIKEKDGLIEIGAGTTFRDLEESFDIKKKLTGLWKAAKMVGSPQIRATATVGGNICNGSPAADMVPPLLSLEAIATIQGLEKIREVSLKDLFVGKGKVALEPDEIMTSVRFKTLEEGCGFSFSKLGLRKALAISRICTAVMVQLGEDGMVEDIRISNGSLGEYGLREKTVEEFYLQKRITEQTMAEGLNILRNSIHERLHGRSSLPYKIEAIEGTFMEAMKDAVAMAQRERLCACSN encoded by the coding sequence TTGGTAGAAAAGGTAATAAAGGCAGAAGGTCTAGAGGAGGTATTGGACCTACTCCATCAACATAGGGCAGAAGCGAAACTGATCGCAGGGGGAACGGATATTATCATTCAGCTAAGAAATGGGAAGATAAAGCCAAAGGTATTGATTGATATTTCAGGTATCCAAGAACTGCGGTATATCAAAGAAAAGGACGGATTGATAGAAATTGGTGCAGGAACCACCTTCAGAGACTTGGAAGAAAGTTTTGATATAAAGAAGAAGCTGACAGGACTATGGAAGGCTGCAAAAATGGTAGGGTCCCCTCAGATTCGAGCTACTGCAACGGTAGGAGGGAATATTTGCAACGGATCTCCCGCTGCGGATATGGTGCCGCCCCTCCTTTCTCTAGAGGCGATCGCTACGATCCAAGGTTTGGAAAAGATCAGAGAAGTAAGTCTCAAGGATCTATTTGTTGGAAAAGGAAAAGTTGCTCTAGAGCCCGATGAAATCATGACCTCTGTAAGGTTTAAGACCCTTGAAGAAGGCTGTGGCTTTAGCTTTAGCAAGTTGGGTCTTAGAAAAGCTTTAGCGATTTCTAGAATCTGCACTGCTGTCATGGTTCAATTAGGTGAGGATGGCATGGTGGAGGATATTAGAATCTCCAATGGCTCCTTGGGAGAATATGGGCTTCGAGAAAAAACCGTAGAAGAATTCTATCTGCAAAAAAGAATCACGGAACAAACTATGGCAGAAGGTTTAAATATATTAAGAAATTCCATCCATGAGAGATTACATGGTAGGAGTAGCTTGCCATATAAAATTGAAGCCATCGAGGGAACCTTTATGGAAGCCATGAAGGATGCTGTGGCAATGGCACAGCGGGAAAGGCTATGTGCATGTTCGAACTAG
- a CDS encoding (2Fe-2S)-binding protein, which yields MKEIILNVNGVNHRIDIHEEDRLIDVLREKLYLTGTKEGCGEGECGACTVIIDGETVNACMILAFQGEGRKIITIEGLNRNDGLHPIQQAFLEEGAVQCGFCIPGMVLSAKVVLDKNPSPSRGEIRESISGNLCRCTGYNKIVDAIERASRLLKEESL from the coding sequence GTGAAGGAAATCATTTTAAATGTGAACGGCGTCAATCATAGGATAGACATCCACGAGGAGGATCGGCTTATTGATGTTTTAAGAGAAAAACTATACCTTACAGGAACGAAAGAAGGCTGCGGCGAAGGGGAATGTGGTGCCTGTACGGTAATCATAGATGGCGAAACTGTAAATGCCTGTATGATCCTAGCCTTTCAAGGGGAAGGCAGAAAAATCATCACCATTGAAGGGTTGAATCGAAATGACGGGCTCCATCCAATACAACAGGCTTTCTTAGAGGAAGGAGCTGTGCAATGTGGCTTTTGTATTCCTGGCATGGTTCTTTCTGCAAAGGTTGTTTTAGATAAAAACCCTTCACCGAGTAGAGGTGAAATCAGAGAATCTATTTCTGGAAACCTCTGTAGGTGTACGGGATATAACAAGATTGTGGATGCCATAGAAAGAGCAAGTCGCCTTTTAAAGGAGGAAAGCTTATGA
- a CDS encoding xanthine dehydrogenase family protein molybdopterin-binding subunit: MKTLEVVGKSIIRVDGLSKVKGRAIYPDDILMEGMCYGKTLRSTKPHAYIKVDTSKAESMEGVLRIFTAKDVPTNSHGVLFKDHEVFCSKKVRRIGDPIALVVATSKRIAEMAMDQIAVVYTEIEAVFDPITAMKEDAPKVHDVDNIAHHCKIRKGNVEEGFKKSVVIVEDEYRSAMVDHAFLQTEAGVAYIEDGKIVVCAATQYTHFDQEEIAEALNVPKEDVKVINPAVGGAFGGREDLTLQIHIALAAKELKRPVKMVYSRSESFVAHCKRHPMIMRYKTGADQNGMLLAMEAEIIADTGAYASWVNNVVRKATTHATGPYEIPNVKVDGYGVYTNNPFAGAMRGFGAAQTPIAHELQMDKLAEKLNMDPISIRIKNGFRVGSITATGQILHESVPFIKCMEAVAKSLNILGEVE, encoded by the coding sequence ATGAAAACCTTAGAGGTGGTGGGAAAGAGTATTATTCGAGTCGATGGTTTGTCCAAGGTGAAGGGAAGAGCCATCTATCCAGATGATATATTGATGGAAGGAATGTGCTATGGTAAAACCTTAAGATCCACGAAACCCCATGCCTATATAAAGGTGGATACAAGTAAAGCGGAGTCCATGGAAGGTGTCCTCAGAATATTTACGGCGAAGGATGTGCCTACCAATAGCCACGGCGTTTTGTTTAAGGACCATGAAGTATTTTGTAGTAAAAAGGTACGTAGAATAGGAGACCCCATTGCCCTCGTTGTGGCCACCAGCAAGAGAATTGCAGAGATGGCCATGGATCAAATAGCGGTGGTATACACGGAGATAGAGGCTGTATTCGACCCCATCACCGCCATGAAGGAGGATGCTCCAAAGGTCCATGATGTGGACAATATTGCGCACCATTGTAAAATTAGAAAAGGGAATGTGGAGGAAGGATTTAAAAAGTCTGTAGTCATTGTGGAGGACGAATACCGAAGTGCCATGGTGGATCATGCATTTTTACAGACGGAAGCGGGAGTCGCCTACATAGAGGATGGAAAGATCGTGGTCTGTGCGGCAACCCAGTATACCCATTTCGACCAAGAAGAAATAGCGGAAGCATTAAATGTACCGAAGGAAGATGTGAAGGTAATCAACCCAGCCGTCGGTGGCGCATTCGGTGGCAGAGAGGATTTAACTCTTCAAATTCATATTGCCCTTGCAGCAAAGGAGCTAAAAAGACCGGTTAAGATGGTGTATTCCAGAAGTGAATCCTTTGTTGCTCACTGTAAAAGACATCCCATGATCATGCGATATAAAACGGGGGCGGATCAAAATGGGATGCTACTAGCCATGGAGGCAGAAATTATTGCAGACACAGGTGCCTACGCATCTTGGGTAAATAATGTGGTAAGAAAGGCAACGACCCATGCTACTGGTCCCTATGAAATACCCAATGTGAAGGTGGACGGATACGGTGTATATACCAATAACCCGTTTGCAGGGGCCATGAGAGGATTTGGTGCAGCTCAAACACCAATTGCTCACGAGCTACAGATGGATAAACTGGCAGAGAAACTGAATATGGACCCAATTTCAATTCGGATTAAGAATGGCTTCCGTGTAGGCTCTATAACGGCCACGGGTCAGATTCTACATGAAAGTGTTCCTTTCATAAAATGTATGGAAGCTGTAGCCAAGTCTCTAAATATCTTGGGGGAGGTAGAGTGA
- a CDS encoding xanthine dehydrogenase family protein molybdopterin-binding subunit: protein MKRRGTGIGSIMYGTGYGNGFPDVSKAVAELCMDGRVAIYVGATEVGQGAKTIMSQIPAEALGIAVEDIVFICEDSSITPDAGTAAASRQTYNTGNAIKIAAENLREQILVKSKEALGLNTTVGLDIKGGRVFIKSFPSKTITLKELGEMLKAQPLRAEGQFTAQTTQIDTETGQGAPYWPYTFSVYGIEVEVDTNTGIVEILHAVCAQDVGRAINPRLIEGQMDGGFAMGLGYAIFEDLNLQKGAIRNNAFSSYLIPTAMDVPELEKIIIEDPESTGPFGAKGIGEPVMLGVAPAILNAIYNATGVRINEIPVTPDIVLKALKEKPI from the coding sequence ATGAAAAGGAGAGGAACTGGCATCGGCAGTATTATGTACGGTACGGGGTATGGCAACGGATTCCCAGATGTTTCAAAGGCGGTTGCAGAGCTTTGTATGGATGGCAGGGTAGCCATCTATGTGGGTGCTACAGAGGTTGGCCAAGGAGCAAAAACCATCATGAGCCAAATTCCGGCAGAAGCGTTGGGCATAGCAGTAGAAGATATTGTATTCATTTGCGAAGATTCTAGCATAACTCCAGACGCAGGAACGGCAGCAGCCAGCAGACAGACCTATAACACTGGAAATGCGATTAAAATTGCAGCGGAAAATTTAAGAGAGCAAATATTGGTGAAGTCCAAGGAAGCCTTAGGTCTGAATACGACGGTGGGCTTGGACATCAAGGGGGGCAGGGTTTTTATTAAAAGCTTCCCTAGTAAAACCATCACCCTAAAGGAATTAGGAGAGATGCTCAAGGCGCAGCCCCTTAGAGCAGAGGGACAATTTACCGCACAAACGACACAGATCGATACGGAGACTGGGCAAGGGGCGCCTTATTGGCCCTATACCTTTAGTGTTTACGGTATTGAAGTTGAAGTGGATACGAATACGGGTATTGTAGAGATCCTTCATGCCGTTTGCGCACAGGATGTGGGTAGAGCCATCAATCCTAGATTGATAGAAGGACAAATGGATGGGGGCTTTGCCATGGGTCTTGGTTACGCCATCTTTGAAGATTTAAACCTCCAAAAAGGAGCGATTCGAAATAATGCCTTCAGCAGCTATTTGATTCCTACCGCCATGGATGTTCCAGAGCTAGAGAAAATTATAATAGAGGACCCGGAGTCCACGGGACCATTTGGTGCAAAGGGCATTGGAGAACCTGTGATGCTCGGTGTTGCGCCGGCAATTTTAAATGCCATATACAATGCCACCGGTGTAAGAATCAACGAAATACCAGTGACCCCAGATATCGTTTTAAAGGCCTTGAAGGAAAAACCAATTTAG